CTTTTTTGACTAAGGATAAAGTAGCTTCACTTGATGATATTTTAAGCGTGATTGAAAGAGATGAAAATATTAGCTTATCTAAAAATTTGTTTTTGGATAAAGCTATCATTCAAAAGATAAGCAAGTCAATGGATCCGTTTAAGCGAAGCAGACTTGATTATAAAATACAAAATATATCAATGCTTGCTTGTGATGAATCTATTGAGCCTATTGAAAGAGCAATGACATCTATCAAAAAATTTAATAGAATGTCTGAATCAGAGGTTATTACACCATCTAAGGTGTGTGATGAAATGGTTGGTTTATTACCTGAAGAGGGTCTAAAAGAGATTGTATCTAATCAAGATAAGCTTTTAGATATTGCAAGTAAATCTGGAGAATACGCAGTTGCTTTATATAAGAGATTGACATCTGAACTTGGGTATTCACATGAAAATGTTAAGGATATTATTTACTCTATTCCGACATCATCTATTGCATATGCATTTACAAGAAGATTTTATGAAATTTTGGACTTAAATGTTGAAAATATAGCAGCGATGTTTAATGCCTATGATTTGATTAAGGTAAAAAATGATAAAGATGAAGTTGATTATGAGAAAATAAGTGGGATATTAAAGCAAAATAAAAAATTTAGCAACATAACATTACAAGATGAAGTAAAGGCAGGTGATAAAAAAGTGAATTTTGGAGCAATAATAGGAAATCCCCCATATCAAAAAATTATAAGTAAAGAAAAATCAAATTCTTCTTTGTCAAAGCAACTTTTTCCTTATTATACTATCTTATCTATGAAAATATCTTCCAATCTGTCGTCATTGATAATACCAGCAAGATGGTTTACAGGGGATGCACAAGATAAATCTTTTCTAAAATTAAGAGAATTTTTAAAAGATGAGAATACATTGTCAGATTTATATTACTATGAAGATACAAATAGTATTTTTCATCATGTAGAAATTAAGGGAGGGATTTGCCACTTCTTGTCTTCCTCAAATCATATTGGAGATATTAATTTTGTAAAGGTTTTAGAAGGGGAAAAAATCTCAACGAAGCGAAATTTATTCTTAAAAGGTTTAGATATAGTGCTAACTGATGAAATACAATTCAGTGTCTTGAATAAGGTTAGGGATGAAGAATTTTCTTCATTGACAGAAATTACCACAGGGCGAAATGCTTTTGGGATAACAGGAAAAGAAAGTATTGTAAAGACAGTTTCATCGGTAGATATTTTTGAAAATGCTTGCGAACTTAGATGTAAACATAATTTGGTTCGCTACATAACCGAAGATAAAGTTACTAAAAACATAGATATTTTTAACTCTTATAAAGTCTTTATATCAAAATCTGCTGGAGCTCCAAATACAGATAAAAAAGTAATTGGAGAGCCGTATATTGGCGGATTAAAGAGTGCTTGCACAGATTCTTTAATCCCAATAGGGAAATTTGATAATTTGTTTGAAGCCGAAAGTTTACAAAAATATTTAAAAACCAAATTTTCTAGATATATGATTTCATTAGTAAAATCTTCGCAAAATACAACTCAGATAGTTTATAGATTTGTTCCTATGCAAGATTTTACAGAAAAATCAGATATAGATTGGACAAAATCTATTGTAGAAATCGATGAACAACTTTTTGATAAATATAACTTGTCAACAGAAGAAAGGCAGCATATAAAAAAATCAATTAAGAATATGTAAGAGGAGAAATTGAATGTTGAACAGAGATAATGATATATTGAAATCATTATGCTTGATTGAAGTTCAAGCACAACACAAATTAAGGTAAAAATTAATTGTGTGGGCTGAACCGGAAAAAAAGCTAACACCTTACTGTTAGCTTTTTTTGTCCGAGTTTATTTTTAATTTTCTTTATTTTTTTAGAGCAAAAATCTAAAAAAATTAGTTAGATCAGCCTAAATTTTTAACCCGTGAGTTTGACAGTTTGATGGCAAAAATTCACTTTTAGTGAATGTGAATATCCAAAAAAATACCTGTAAATCCGTGTTTTTTTGACCTAAAATCTTAATTTTTATTATTTTAAAAATTAACCTTTTGCAAAAAAAAAAAAAAAAAAATGTTTGGTCTAAAATAAAATTATGCTATAATAACCTCACTAAGAATAATTAATAAATTTGATATTGAATTAAGGGGGAATTAGTTATGTTTTTGCTGTAAAAAAATCAAAAATGCGAATTATCCATTATATTTTTAAATATGATGGTATGCCTTAAATTTGACCGTTTAGAAATCTACAAATTTATGGATTTTAGTTATTGTTCTTTCAAAACTTCATATATTTTTTTAGGCTCAACGTAAGTAAAAATGAGTTTTCTATTTACATTGAGTTTAAATAGTAGTTGTATTTTTTTGTGATTTTTGCCAGTGTTTTGAACTAAAAAAGTAGTTTAAAAATCTCATAATTTTGCTTTTTAAGTTAAAATTTTAGCTTTTTTAGTTTGCTTTATTTGATTAGTAAGTAGATTTTTCTTTCGTGAGTGTTAGATTAATATTCCCAGAAAATCTGCAAAATAATTTAGTTCATATAAAAATTTTGACTTTTATATGACAGACAGCTTTGAAGTATTGAGTATTTTACCATTCCATAATAATTTATTTTTTGGTAAGCGATAGTTACATTTTCAAAATTTTGCCTTTGATATTGATTAATTCTGGATGCAAAACGGAATAAAAAATTCTAGGTTGATTTGATTTTTTG
Above is a window of Mesomycoplasma ovipneumoniae DNA encoding:
- a CDS encoding Eco57I restriction-modification methylase domain-containing protein, with protein sequence MPKTKPGQKANTLVLIFCPGFEQQAEFNSKQGLTIDPNQGQGDELDIDEALEEDKKSEQKQDKPENNDSIEEKSDKELEKLEGQIKTYYQRILFFSFLTKDKVASLDDILSVIERDENISLSKNLFLDKAIIQKISKSMDPFKRSRLDYKIQNISMLACDESIEPIERAMTSIKKFNRMSESEVITPSKVCDEMVGLLPEEGLKEIVSNQDKLLDIASKSGEYAVALYKRLTSELGYSHENVKDIIYSIPTSSIAYAFTRRFYEILDLNVENIAAMFNAYDLIKVKNDKDEVDYEKISGILKQNKKFSNITLQDEVKAGDKKVNFGAIIGNPPYQKIISKEKSNSSLSKQLFPYYTILSMKISSNLSSLIIPARWFTGDAQDKSFLKLREFLKDENTLSDLYYYEDTNSIFHHVEIKGGICHFLSSSNHIGDINFVKVLEGEKISTKRNLFLKGLDIVLTDEIQFSVLNKVRDEEFSSLTEITTGRNAFGITGKESIVKTVSSVDIFENACELRCKHNLVRYITEDKVTKNIDIFNSYKVFISKSAGAPNTDKKVIGEPYIGGLKSACTDSLIPIGKFDNLFEAESLQKYLKTKFSRYMISLVKSSQNTTQIVYRFVPMQDFTEKSDIDWTKSIVEIDEQLFDKYNLSTEERQHIKKSIKNM